From Verrucomicrobiota bacterium, one genomic window encodes:
- a CDS encoding sulfatase: protein MKTTSNLWLACIIALPWNMLAATQPAMKPNVLFIAVDDLNHWVGYLGRNRQTMTPNIDRLAARGTWFTRSYCAAPVCNPSRAALMSGLRPGTTGVYDNGENFQPVIPVDITLTTQFRKAGYHVCGAGKIYHASVYRPGEWDDWLKGGKGGEREEDGSPQAAVLAGKLPITPMNCRDEDMPDYRFVDYAIAQLKQKHDRPFFIACGLTKPHLPWSVPKKYYEKFPLETIELPPYKEDDLDDLPPIALQLALRSGDHEAILKQGGTNTWKQAIRAYLATINFCDAMVGRLLDAYEKSPERDNTILCFWSDHGWHLGEKQHWRKFALWEETTRSPHIWVVPGLTKPNSRCDRTVDYMSMYPTLMDLCGLPTPAHVQGRSIRSLLADAQAPWEQPAITTYKQNNHTVRSESWRYTHYSDGGEELYNETSDPYEWTNLARKGAEYNPVKTELGKFLPSDNKPPAKEEKQTGENNRKNRKNKKAE from the coding sequence ATGAAAACGACATCCAATCTCTGGCTGGCTTGCATTATCGCTTTGCCATGGAATATGCTGGCCGCAACCCAGCCAGCCATGAAACCCAATGTACTTTTCATTGCGGTGGATGATTTGAACCATTGGGTGGGTTATCTGGGACGCAATCGGCAGACGATGACGCCCAATATAGACCGCCTCGCGGCAAGGGGGACTTGGTTCACCCGCAGCTACTGTGCCGCCCCGGTTTGCAACCCCTCCCGTGCCGCACTCATGTCTGGTCTGCGGCCCGGCACCACCGGCGTCTATGACAACGGGGAAAATTTTCAACCGGTCATCCCGGTGGATATCACACTCACTACCCAATTCCGCAAGGCCGGTTACCATGTTTGCGGCGCGGGAAAAATTTACCATGCCAGCGTGTATCGCCCTGGAGAATGGGATGATTGGCTGAAAGGCGGCAAAGGTGGCGAGCGAGAAGAAGACGGTTCACCGCAGGCGGCTGTTCTCGCCGGAAAGCTCCCCATCACCCCCATGAATTGTCGCGACGAGGATATGCCGGATTACCGGTTTGTGGACTACGCCATTGCGCAGTTAAAACAGAAACATGACCGTCCATTTTTCATCGCCTGTGGGCTGACTAAACCCCATCTTCCCTGGAGCGTGCCCAAAAAATATTACGAGAAATTTCCGCTCGAAACCATCGAACTGCCGCCGTACAAGGAAGACGACCTGGATGATTTGCCACCGATTGCCTTGCAGCTGGCCCTGCGTTCAGGCGATCACGAGGCCATTCTCAAACAAGGCGGCACCAACACTTGGAAACAGGCCATCCGTGCTTATCTTGCCACCATCAATTTCTGTGATGCCATGGTGGGGCGATTGCTGGATGCTTATGAAAAATCGCCCGAGCGCGACAATACCATTCTTTGTTTCTGGAGCGACCACGGGTGGCACTTGGGTGAAAAACAGCATTGGCGTAAATTTGCGTTATGGGAGGAAACCACCCGGTCCCCCCACATCTGGGTCGTACCCGGCTTGACCAAACCCAACAGCCGTTGCGATCGTACCGTGGATTACATGAGCATGTACCCGACCTTGATGGATCTCTGTGGACTGCCAACGCCCGCGCATGTTCAAGGCCGCAGTATTCGCTCGCTGCTGGCGGATGCGCAGGCGCCTTGGGAACAACCGGCCATTACCACTTACAAGCAAAACAACCATACTGTCCGCAGCGAATCCTGGCGGTACACCCATTACTCTGATGGCGGCGAAGAACTCTATAACGAGACTAGCGATCCGTACGAATGGACCAATCTGGCGCGCAAAGGTGCAGAATATAACCCCGTTAAAACCGAGTTGGGAAAATTTCTACCATCCGACAACAAACCGCCGGCAAAAGAGGAAAAGCAAACCGGCGAAAATAACCGTAAAAACCGAAAGAATAAAAAAGCTGAATAA
- a CDS encoding agmatine deiminase family protein, producing MATKTIIIEPTPARLGFSMPAEWDQHEATWLGWPHEKTDWPGKLDAIYWVYGEMIRKIGAGEKVRLCVNSKADEARARRIIKLSGGDFKRVDFIPYPTNRGWMRDSGPIHVRKAANGEKAIVHFHFNAWAKYDNWQKDRRVPEMAAKRQRRPLFNAEYDGKDFVLEGGGIDVNGRGTVLTTEECYLDPKVQVRNPGLGRKEIDETLKKYLGVTNVCWLVAGPVGDDTHGHIDDICRFVNPKTVVLIKETNRKDINYHPLSENWDRIQDLRLEDGSKPEVVPLPMPAPLYFDGYRLPASYANFYISNAAVIVPTFNDPNDRIALGTLGELFKDRPVIGIHAVDLVLGFGTLHCLTQQEPA from the coding sequence ATGGCAACGAAAACGATTATCATTGAACCGACGCCCGCTCGCTTGGGTTTCTCCATGCCGGCGGAATGGGACCAACACGAAGCCACTTGGCTCGGCTGGCCACATGAAAAAACCGATTGGCCCGGCAAGCTCGACGCCATTTACTGGGTCTATGGCGAAATGATCCGCAAGATTGGCGCGGGTGAGAAGGTTCGTTTGTGCGTCAACTCCAAGGCGGATGAAGCGCGGGCGCGCCGGATCATCAAGCTCTCCGGCGGCGATTTCAAGCGCGTGGATTTCATCCCCTATCCGACCAACCGTGGCTGGATGCGCGACAGCGGCCCCATTCATGTTCGCAAAGCGGCGAACGGCGAAAAAGCCATTGTCCATTTTCATTTCAATGCCTGGGCGAAATATGACAACTGGCAGAAAGACCGGCGCGTGCCGGAGATGGCTGCCAAGCGCCAGCGCCGCCCGCTATTCAATGCCGAATATGACGGCAAGGATTTCGTGCTCGAAGGCGGCGGCATTGACGTCAACGGGCGCGGCACCGTGCTGACCACCGAAGAGTGTTATCTGGACCCCAAGGTGCAGGTGCGCAATCCCGGTCTGGGTCGCAAGGAGATTGACGAAACCCTGAAGAAATACCTGGGCGTGACCAATGTCTGCTGGCTCGTCGCCGGCCCGGTGGGTGATGATACCCACGGTCACATTGATGATATTTGCCGTTTTGTGAACCCCAAGACCGTGGTGCTTATCAAGGAGACCAACCGGAAGGACATCAATTACCACCCGCTCTCCGAGAATTGGGACCGCATCCAGGATTTGCGGTTGGAGGACGGCTCCAAGCCGGAAGTGGTGCCCCTGCCCATGCCCGCGCCGCTCTACTTCGACGGCTACCGGTTGCCCGCCAGTTACGCAAATTTCTACATCAGCAACGCGGCTGTAATCGTACCCACATTCAACGATCCAAATGATCGCATCGCGTTAGGCACCCTGGGCGAACTGTTTAAAGACCGTCCGGTCATTGGCATTCACGCGGTGGACTTGGTGCTGGGCTTTGGCACCCTGCATTGCCTGACGCAACAGGAACCCGCATAA
- a CDS encoding RluA family pseudouridine synthase — translation MAKPPFIELSRTDRLPILYEDRAVMAVDKPRGWMLVPFTWQRTNRNLQAAIASSIAAGHFWARSRNLKFLRHIHRLDADTTGILLFAKSQGALETFSDMFESRRMEKRYLAVVCGVPREAEWICRQALAPDPAEVGRMKIDAGGKSAETHFRVLQAKPGSAPTALVEARPVTGRTHQIRVHLMSGGLPVVGDPIYGAGSSAVPLGLRAVELMFTNPFTRRLVRIEAPAAEFLRQYGFESGNIPA, via the coding sequence ATGGCCAAACCACCTTTCATTGAATTAAGCCGTACGGATCGTCTGCCGATTCTTTACGAGGATCGCGCCGTAATGGCGGTGGATAAACCGCGCGGCTGGATGCTGGTGCCGTTCACCTGGCAGCGCACGAACCGCAATTTGCAGGCCGCGATTGCTTCCTCCATCGCGGCCGGGCATTTCTGGGCACGCTCCCGCAACCTGAAATTCCTCCGTCACATTCACCGGCTCGACGCGGATACGACCGGCATCCTCTTGTTTGCCAAGAGCCAAGGGGCGCTGGAAACGTTTAGCGATATGTTTGAATCGCGGCGCATGGAGAAGCGTTATCTTGCCGTGGTGTGCGGCGTCCCGCGCGAGGCGGAGTGGATCTGCCGTCAGGCGCTGGCGCCGGATCCCGCTGAAGTAGGGCGCATGAAAATTGATGCGGGCGGTAAATCGGCGGAGACGCATTTCCGGGTGTTGCAAGCGAAACCCGGTTCGGCCCCCACTGCTTTGGTTGAGGCCCGCCCGGTGACTGGTCGCACGCACCAAATCCGCGTGCATTTGATGAGTGGCGGGCTGCCGGTGGTGGGCGACCCGATTTACGGGGCCGGATCATCTGCCGTGCCATTGGGATTGCGGGCGGTGGAGTTGATGTTCACCAATCCGTTCACGCGACGTTTGGTGCGCATTGAAGCGCCAGCGGCGGAGTTTTTGCGGCAATATGGATTTGAGTCGGGAAATATTCCGGCTTGA
- a CDS encoding malectin, translating into MNVSTRITSSKRLSSALLAGALLAGLLGMTACKCPFAGQKTPAFQPIRINAGAEKPYVAPDGSIWLPDQGFTGGKIADRGTIEIAGTKLPDLYRTEHYGMTAFTLPVPNGTYTVKLHFAETYARITEKGQRVFGLKVAGVEIKDLDIVARAGAAKTAFVETVPVTITDGKLDILFTAGVQNPLINAIEVQAR; encoded by the coding sequence ATGAATGTATCAACCCGCATCACTTCAAGTAAACGTTTGTCCTCTGCTCTGCTGGCGGGCGCGTTGCTGGCCGGTTTGTTGGGGATGACGGCGTGCAAGTGCCCCTTTGCCGGACAAAAGACGCCGGCGTTCCAACCCATCCGCATCAATGCCGGAGCGGAGAAGCCTTATGTTGCCCCCGATGGCAGCATCTGGCTGCCCGACCAGGGCTTTACTGGCGGCAAGATCGCCGACCGTGGCACTATTGAAATTGCCGGCACCAAGTTGCCAGACCTATACCGGACGGAACATTACGGAATGACTGCCTTCACGCTACCGGTGCCGAATGGAACGTACACGGTGAAACTACACTTCGCCGAGACCTACGCGCGCATCACTGAAAAGGGGCAACGTGTATTCGGCCTGAAGGTGGCCGGGGTGGAGATCAAGGATCTGGATATCGTGGCCCGAGCGGGTGCAGCCAAGACCGCGTTTGTGGAAACCGTGCCGGTGACCATTACGGATGGCAAGTTGGACATCCTCTTCACGGCGGGGGTCCAGAATCCGTTGATCAATGCCATTGAGGTCCAGGCCCGCTGA